DNA sequence from the Teretinema zuelzerae genome:
GAACGGGCACCGTCCTTCGGCCGACGTGCTGTTCGGCTCGATCGCCCGCGAGTATCAAAACAGGGCGCTCGGAATCATCATGACGGGAATGGGCCGCGACGGAGCGGCAAAGCTCGCGGAATTATACGCGGAAGGATCGAGAACGCTCGGGCAGGATGAAAAATCCAGCATTGTCTACGGAATGCCCCGGGTTGCCTGGGAGCTGGGCGGAGTCATGGAACAGGTAAGCCTTTCCGATATGGCCGAGGCGATCAATAAATACGCCCGGGAATTCGCGCATTAACAGGGTACGGGATGCCCGAGTCGAGTCTATTTCGCTACGGGCATCCATCTGCAAGCTCTACTACCTGCCGGAGCCCGGATCGCTCCACGTACATCCTTAAAAAAAACTCTTTTACCGGCCCGATCCCGGGTCTCCCGGTTCTGAATCCTGATAGTTCCCGGTTTTCCCGGGGGCTTCCTCCGCGGAAAGATCCAGAGGAGAGGCTTCCAAAACAGAAATAATCTCCGGCAGATCGGCCTCTACGCTCTTGCGTATCCGATAGACCAGGATCATCGCGGCGACAAGGGCCGCGAGGGCGATTCCGACGGATCCGCCCTCCCCCACTGAGGGAATATAGCGCCGCGCCGCTATAAAAAAGCACGCGGAAACCGCGACCGGCACGCCTACCGCGAATATCGCCTGATACAGCTGGTTCTTCACCGGCGCGGCGATTTTCACTTCGCTGCCCGGCTTTATCGGAAAATTCCGCGAATTCGCCACGCGGAACAGATTGCCGTTTTTCTTGCACTCGCTATTAGAACAGCCGATGCACACCTCGATGTCCAGGGGCTGGACCGTCGCAACTGAACCTTCGATAGAAACAACGCGCGCTGACTCTTGCATATTTAGCCTCCTGTCATGCAACGGGCGGAAATCTTCCTCCCGAATAGCCGGGGCGCTGCGCATGCGGCACGCATCGCCCTCGTCTTATATTATACGCGATCCTGCTGGGGCGGTTCCCCGCAATCATGCGAAAAACTGCGTATAGCAGCGGTTTTTCCGCTATCATCCAGATCGATCACGACTCCCTGAAGAGCCGGCCGTGTCCACGCGTCCTTGCTCCAGTCCGGCATGCGGGAAAGATACTCGCGTATGTGAACCTCCGGATCCGTGCCGCCAACTGAATCAAGGCTTCCCGTCCTGCCGGCGTCGGTTATCACCCCGCAGCCGTTCGACAAGATCGAAGGATCGGCCGTCTGAACCCGTCCGTGGGAACCGATCACCGCCGAGACGCGGCCGTCTGCATGGCGGAAAAACGCCTGCTTTTCCGCTGTCGCGGCCGCGTGAAAATCCACGATGATGTACGGAGTTTCCTGTCTCAGCCGATCGCACAGGGGATGCAGGGCCGCGAAGGGATTGTCCCCGTGCACGCGGGAAAAACCCGCCTGGCCGAGCATCGAAACGACCGCAACCCGCTCGCGGCCGGCCTGTGCGAAGCGCCAGCCCCGACCCGGGCTTTGCAGAGGAAAATTCGCCGGCCTCAACACATAGGGAACGGTATCCATTCCTTCTACCAGATCTTTTTTAAAGAAAATACTGTCTCCGCCGGTGATCACGTCGATGCCCAGCTTGCGCAAATATCCGGCGTGCTGCCGGCCAAGGCCTGCGCCTCCGGTCGTTCCGTCGCCGTTGGCGATCACAAGATCGGGTTTTTCTGATTTTTTCAGTTCGGGCAAGCCCTGTTTTACGCACCAGATTCCGGCTTTGCCCACAATTTCAGCGATGTATACGATTCTGATGCCCATTCTTCCCCCGAGAGAGTCTTAGTCCGGTATAAATCCGCGTTGTTCGAGTATCCGGGCGCATGTATTCATATCGTCGGAGCGCCCCAGCTCCTCGTACGTATCCCGCAGATTATACAGAGCATCGTCGAAATCGGGAATAAGGGTGACGGCTTTCTCGAACGATTGCGCGGCTTCTTCGAAACGGGACTGGCTGAACTGGAGGACGCCGTAATTGTTCCACACCCGGCCGTTTCCCGGTGAAAGCTCAAGAGCGTTTTGATAGCATTCCTCCGCCGCGGAATCCTCTCCGGTTTCGTGGAGAACTACGCCCAGGGTGTCAAGAGTATCTACGTCCAGGGGATTTTCTTCAGCGGCGTGGAGAAGGGCTTCGCGCGCTTCCGGCAAGCGTCCGATCGCCCGGCAGCTGAGCGCGAGATTAAACCAGAGCACTGGATTATGGGAATCGGAGAGCAAACCTTTGCGGAGGCTTGCGATTGCTTCCTCATGCAAGCCTTCCGCCGCCAGCTGGACGGCATTGTCGTTCAGCCAGGCAGATGTTTCTTCCATGAGCGCGAACTCCTTATTATTCGGTCAGCTTCTTCCGGCCGCGCCGGACTCCGCGGCGTCGACAGCCTTCAAGCGGTCGCGCAGATTCGCGGCCCGCTCGTAATCTTCTATATCCAAAGCCTGCTGCAGTTCTTTTTGAAGAAGCTGCCGCATCGAGTTTTCCTGCAGGGAGGACTCTCCCGTTTCCTGTACGGACGAAATCCGATCCACCGGCACGGCGTTCTTGGCCATCACCTCGTCGTCTACATGCACGGGACATTCCATTCGGGCCGAAAGGCACAGAATGTCCGACGGACGGGATTCAAGCCTGATTTCCTTGCCGTTTTTGGCAATGACGATTCGGCACAGGTAGCTTCCGCCCTTGATTCCGTAAATCTCCACTCGTTCTAGTTTTGCGTCCAGAGCCGTAATGGTAGAAATAAGAAGCTCGTGAATCATGGGCCGGGGTGCGAGGATATGAGTCATTTCAATCAGAATGTTCTGAATATCGGATTCGGAAACATATACGGGCAAGGCCACGCCGGAACCCTCGGATCTGATGAATACCGCGTTCCCGGAGGATGCCTGGGCTATTGTCCATATCTGAGCTGAAAGAAACCTCACCGTCTTCATACTTAAATCGTACTACAGGACATCCGAGAAAACAATGAAGCAATGTAAATACTTCTCCCGGTCAGACTCCGCCTTCGAGCATGGACTCAAAGAGAACTGCGATAAGGTCGGCGGACTTGTTCCCGGGATAGCGTCCCCTCAGGGTCAGACAGGTCTGGCTGATGAGCTGGCAGCCGTATGCGCGCGCCGACTCGATCGCGCCGGATTCCTGCAGCACCGATATAACCTCTTCGACCGCATCGCTTTGGATTCCTTCCTCGCGGGCACGTTTAAACAATGAGGCGATGCGTTCAAGATCGCCCTGGCTGCGTTCAAGATGCATGATGACCGGAAGGCTCTTCTTTCCTTCCACCACGTCGTCGCCTCGTTTTTTGCCGGGGTTTCCGGTGGTGAGATTCTTCACGTCGTCGAGTATCTGGAAGCCCACTCCGATGCGGGCGCACAGTTTTCCGTACTCTACCGCGTCTCCTTCTTCAGCTCCCGCCGCCAGCATTCCGATCTCCCCGGCCATTCTCGCAAGCGTGCCGGTTTTGAGCGTAACCATCGCTTCGTACTCGGCGCGCGCGGGGATCTTGTCCTGGCTGCGGTGCCACGCGATGTCCATGGCCTGGCCCAGATGCAAACGCCTCAATTCGCGCGAAGCCGAACGGTAGAGGTTCAAACGGAGCGTATCGGAGGAGGGAAATGAATCGATGACCGATTGGGCATGAAAATACAGCCAGGAGGCGGAATTGATGGCCGTGTCCGAGCCGTACAGGAGATGAACGGCCGGCTTGCCGCGCCGCTCGTCGGAAGCGTCCTCGATGTCGTCGTGGATAAGGCTCGCGGTATGCGAAAATTCGACGAGAGGAACGAGGCCGTAGGCCCGGTCTCCGCCGCCGGCAAGCTCGCAGGACAACACCATGAGGAGGGGGCGCCAGCGTTTTCCGCCGCGGAGCAGCAGGTCGCGGCAGGATTCGGTCAAAGGCGAAAGATGAACCGGACGGACGGCATCCGGAATTCCGGCGAATGAAGAATTAATCCAGTCGTTGTCTGGCCGTTCAGGCAAGGCTGAAGCGAGAACTTCTTCGATCTTTTCAAGTCTCCGCGTATATTCTATATTCATAGCCGATATTGTATCCGATAACCGTTTTCTTGCAAGGGGAACCCATGCCGTCCAACAGCTACAGCAAACCTGATTTTTGGAGCCAAAAAGCCTTTTCAGAAGGATATCCGGCCAGATCTGTGTATAAATTGAAAGAAATGGACGAAAAGTTCGGTCTTTTGCGCCCGAATACCCGCGTTCTCGATCTCGGAGCGGCGCCCGGAAGCTGGACAACCTTCCTTCTCCGCGCCCTCGACGGTTCGGGGCACGTCACCGCGATCGATCTTTCTCCGCTCTCGAAGGACGTAAAAGGAGACAACCTCTCTTTTTTTCAGGGAGACCTCTACGCTCCGGCGATCAGGGCGGAGGCGAAAAAACTGGGCCCCTACAATCTCGTCGTCTGCGACGCGGCTCCCGCAACCACGGGCAACAGGACGGTGGACACCACGCGTTCAAGCGGACTCGTCGAGCTTGCGATCTTCTACGCCGAACAAATGCTTGAAACCGGCGGAAATTTCGTAGTCAAGGTATTCCAGGGCGGCGGCGAACAGGAACACTTGAAAAAACTGCGCACCCTTTTTACATCCGCACGGGGCTTCAAACCGGTCGCCTGCCGTTCGGAAAGCTTTGAAACCTACCTTATAGGCCTTAATAAAAAGGGGTAATACCCGGAGAAAACATGCCGAAAATATACACAGCCGTCCTGCGGGATGATATAGTGGAGACACGATGAGAGTAAGCAGATTCCTCCAACCCGCATGCGGGATTGTTCTAATATCGCTGTGCGTTCTTGCAGGTTGCGGAATTGACGCTTCCGGGGAACCGGCGGCGCCTTCCGCGGAAGCAGAGGGCGGCCGCTCGCGGACGGAAATCGCCCAGGCGGAAGACGCGCCGAATACCGCGGAATTCACCGGCATGGGAGGCTTCGACGGTGGCCTTCCTTCGCAGAGGCCGGGGCAGGAGGAAGAACCTAAAACCGAACTCCCCGAGCTCTATTATTTTACCCATATAGTTAAACAGGGCGACATGGTCGGGATTATCGCGAAAGAATTCGGGGTAAGCCAGGACGCCATCATCAGCCTGAACAAACTGAGAAACACCCGGACGCTCCAGATCGGCCAGATACTGAAAATCCCCTCGATCAACGGAATCCTGTATACGGCGAAGAAGGGCGATACGCCCGAGAAAATAGCAGACCAATACCGCATTTCGCTGGAAAAAGTAGCGCTCGCGAACAACATCGCCGACAACACGATCGCTCCGGGAGCCGTACTCTTTCTGCCGGACGCGAAACTTGACTGGGTCACCATACAGGAAATAAACGGAGATCTCTTCAGAAAGCCCCTGCGCGGCAGATATTACATCTCCTCACGATACGGCTGGAGAAATAATCCCTTCAGCGGCAAGAGGACCTTCCATAACGGCATCGATATGGCGACTTCGCAGGGCACTCCGATTTACGCCGCGTTGGACGGCCAGGTCATCAGAACAGGATACGACGTCACCTACGGAAACTACGTCATCGTGTCCCACCACTCCGGATACCAGACGATGTACGCTCATATGCACACGATACTCACCACCAGGGGAAAGCACGTCACGACGGGAACGAGGATCGGAACCGTCGGCAACACAGGACAGAGCACCGGATCCCACCTGCATTTTACGGTGTACAAGAACCGGTCCACGATCAATCCTTCGTCCCTCTGGAACTAACCGACGGCAACGCCCCGCCGTACCTCAGGTATGGGCGAAGCCGAACTTTTTCACGAAAAAATCGATATTCGATCCGACGAACACTCCGCACCAACCGGTAACCGCCACCCCGCAAAGGATGGAAAACGGCACGATGAACGAAGGGCCGAAGGCCGCGCGCGACCATTCGCCGACGGATGTAAAAGGCAGCACGGAAAAGCCGCCGGCGAGAATAAACCCGGAAACAAGCCAGCGGAACATCGAAACATGGCGGTCGACGGGTTCAGGCGCTACCCAGGCGATGCCCGACGAAGAAATGCGGGCAAGAAGCGGCCTGCACGACGGGATCGGCAGACTGAGGCAATACGTCTGCCTGAGCGGGAGCAAGGGGAGCCGCGAGCACTTTCTCGGCAAGGGTCAGCCGACGCACGCTCGTGCGGCACACCGGACAGAATAACAGATGAACAGTCACCGAGAGCGGAACGTGTTCGTATTTATCAAGCGAGAGATATCTATCAAAGGCCTTTTGGCAATTCATGAACGTCTCCTTCATCGAGCTTCTCGCGCAAAATTTTCTTCGCGCGGAAAACATGGGACTTAATGGTGTTTACCGGCAATCCGGTAACCTCGCTGATGTCAGCGTACGGCATGTCGTAGAAAAAATAGAGATCCACGCACGCACGAAAGCGCTCGGGGAGGGATTTCACCGCTTCTCTGACCGCCTCCCGGGAACAATCCTTGAGGTGTCGTTCCTCGGGAGTGTCGGCGGGGTCGGTAATATCGTAATCTTCAGCGAGCGACGCGTATTCCCTGCGCCTGTTCACTGCGTTGATCGCTGTATTGTACGCTATCCGCATCAGCCAGGTCGAAAACTTCGACTCGCCCCGGAAAGACCCCAAAGAGGTGTAGACCTTGATCAGAACATCCTGCAAAAAGTCTTCAGCGTCGTCTCCGTTTTTAAAGAAGCCGTAGCCAAGGCTTAATATCCGCCGGCGGTATTTTTCCGCCAACACGGAAAAGGACGAAATATTCCCCGCCAGAACTTCTCGGCATAACAGAGAATCGTCCTGCGGCGGGAGCGGGGGGAAATCATTCCCGTGCATTATCGTGTTTTCTGTCGGATCGGGTTACGAAGTAGAAAGCGATGAGGCTGATCCCGAGAGCGAAGGGAATAAGCCCTCCAAGCAGGGAATAGCTGATTCCTTCGATTAACAGAAAAAGCAGCGATAGAACAAGGCCGGTTCCGGTAAGCAGGAATCCCGCCAAAACGCAAAACAAATATAAGTCGAAAACAGGACGCGTATAGCCGCCCCTTTCAATATGCCGTACAATTTGCCGATGCCGCCATAGCAGATAGAAAAAAACGACAACGGCGCCCATTACAATGCCCACGATCGGAATCGTCGCGATCAGCACCTGGGCTGCCGGCACCGCGCTCGCAGCGCCTGAAAAATCCATATCATCCTCCTTCCCGAATTCAGACACGAATATCCGCATCCGGGTTGCGCCTTGCACGCGCGCTATTATTGAAAAATTTCGTATTCGCTGAAATACAGCGATCCGGCCGAGCCCAGAACGAGATGCGCGTTGATTTCCGCTAACAGCGATTTCTTTACGGCGTTTTCGCCCAGAATCGCCAGCTCCCGCGCTGTACGGGACGAGCACCATTCCCGGAAAAGGTCCCGGATTTCCGGGGTCTTACGGGACAGCTCTTCGGCAAAGGGGCGGTCTCCGGCAGGGATGGTCAAATACGGGCGAACGACGAGGGTCGCCGGCTTGTCGCCGGAAAGCGGAATGCGCAGAGTCCCGATGCCGGAAAAAAGGCTTTCACCGTCGACGGCGACGCCCTGCGAATCGCCGCCCCGCCGCTCTTCGATGCCGAGGAGGCTCCGGGGGTTCGCGCGGCCTGAAGCGAAAGCCCAGAGGGTTCCGGCCACGATCGCGGCGAAAATCAGCGTGCCGACAATCATCAGCGCCGCCGAAACCATGTCCAGCGGAGGAAGCGTCTTTCTTTTTGCGGTTTTTCCCCTACGCATGGCCCTTCTCGGCAAAAGGAGCGAGCGCGGCCGAAAGCCGCCCGGAAGACCGGGCATGCATGCGTATGAACTCGTCTCCGTACTCGATCGAAGAAACGCTTCCCTCCCGGTGCGCGAACGCGACCAGATCCTGGCGGGCATGGGGCAGCAGATACACGCCCTCGTCCCCGCCTAAAAGGGAATCGATCCGCGATATCAACGACTGAAAGCCTTCGCGCGTTTTCGCGCTGATGGACACCGCGTCGGGGTAGAGCGCGCG
Encoded proteins:
- a CDS encoding tetratricopeptide repeat protein; this encodes MEETSAWLNDNAVQLAAEGLHEEAIASLRKGLLSDSHNPVLWFNLALSCRAIGRLPEAREALLHAAEENPLDVDTLDTLGVVLHETGEDSAAEECYQNALELSPGNGRVWNNYGVLQFSQSRFEEAAQSFEKAVTLIPDFDDALYNLRDTYEELGRSDDMNTCARILEQRGFIPD
- a CDS encoding SoxR reducing system RseC family protein, encoding MQESARVVSIEGSVATVQPLDIEVCIGCSNSECKKNGNLFRVANSRNFPIKPGSEVKIAAPVKNQLYQAIFAVGVPVAVSACFFIAARRYIPSVGEGGSVGIALAALVAAMILVYRIRKSVEADLPEIISVLEASPLDLSAEEAPGKTGNYQDSEPGDPGSGR
- a CDS encoding RNA polymerase sigma factor; this encodes MHGNDFPPLPPQDDSLLCREVLAGNISSFSVLAEKYRRRILSLGYGFFKNGDDAEDFLQDVLIKVYTSLGSFRGESKFSTWLMRIAYNTAINAVNRRREYASLAEDYDITDPADTPEERHLKDCSREAVREAVKSLPERFRACVDLYFFYDMPYADISEVTGLPVNTIKSHVFRAKKILREKLDEGDVHELPKGL
- a CDS encoding RlmE family RNA methyltransferase, producing MPSNSYSKPDFWSQKAFSEGYPARSVYKLKEMDEKFGLLRPNTRVLDLGAAPGSWTTFLLRALDGSGHVTAIDLSPLSKDVKGDNLSFFQGDLYAPAIRAEAKKLGPYNLVVCDAAPATTGNRTVDTTRSSGLVELAIFYAEQMLETGGNFVVKVFQGGGEQEHLKKLRTLFTSARGFKPVACRSESFETYLIGLNKKG
- a CDS encoding flagellar basal body-associated FliL family protein → MRRGKTAKRKTLPPLDMVSAALMIVGTLIFAAIVAGTLWAFASGRANPRSLLGIEERRGGDSQGVAVDGESLFSGIGTLRIPLSGDKPATLVVRPYLTIPAGDRPFAEELSRKTPEIRDLFREWCSSRTARELAILGENAVKKSLLAEINAHLVLGSAGSLYFSEYEIFQ
- a CDS encoding polyprenyl synthetase family protein, producing MNIEYTRRLEKIEEVLASALPERPDNDWINSSFAGIPDAVRPVHLSPLTESCRDLLLRGGKRWRPLLMVLSCELAGGGDRAYGLVPLVEFSHTASLIHDDIEDASDERRGKPAVHLLYGSDTAINSASWLYFHAQSVIDSFPSSDTLRLNLYRSASRELRRLHLGQAMDIAWHRSQDKIPARAEYEAMVTLKTGTLARMAGEIGMLAAGAEEGDAVEYGKLCARIGVGFQILDDVKNLTTGNPGKKRGDDVVEGKKSLPVIMHLERSQGDLERIASLFKRAREEGIQSDAVEEVISVLQESGAIESARAYGCQLISQTCLTLRGRYPGNKSADLIAVLFESMLEGGV
- a CDS encoding M23 family metallopeptidase is translated as MRVSRFLQPACGIVLISLCVLAGCGIDASGEPAAPSAEAEGGRSRTEIAQAEDAPNTAEFTGMGGFDGGLPSQRPGQEEEPKTELPELYYFTHIVKQGDMVGIIAKEFGVSQDAIISLNKLRNTRTLQIGQILKIPSINGILYTAKKGDTPEKIADQYRISLEKVALANNIADNTIAPGAVLFLPDAKLDWVTIQEINGDLFRKPLRGRYYISSRYGWRNNPFSGKRTFHNGIDMATSQGTPIYAALDGQVIRTGYDVTYGNYVIVSHHSGYQTMYAHMHTILTTRGKHVTTGTRIGTVGNTGQSTGSHLHFTVYKNRSTINPSSLWN
- a CDS encoding TIGR00282 family metallophosphoesterase, with protein sequence MRIVYIAEIVGKAGIWCVKQGLPELKKSEKPDLVIANGDGTTGGAGLGRQHAGYLRKLGIDVITGGDSIFFKKDLVEGMDTVPYVLRPANFPLQSPGRGWRFAQAGRERVAVVSMLGQAGFSRVHGDNPFAALHPLCDRLRQETPYIIVDFHAAATAEKQAFFRHADGRVSAVIGSHGRVQTADPSILSNGCGVITDAGRTGSLDSVGGTDPEVHIREYLSRMPDWSKDAWTRPALQGVVIDLDDSGKTAAIRSFSHDCGEPPQQDRV
- a CDS encoding bifunctional nuclease family protein; amino-acid sequence: MKTVRFLSAQIWTIAQASSGNAVFIRSEGSGVALPVYVSESDIQNILIEMTHILAPRPMIHELLISTITALDAKLERVEIYGIKGGSYLCRIVIAKNGKEIRLESRPSDILCLSARMECPVHVDDEVMAKNAVPVDRISSVQETGESSLQENSMRQLLQKELQQALDIEDYERAANLRDRLKAVDAAESGAAGRS